The genomic segment AAAACTCGGCCTCTGGCTCGTTGGCGCATCCGGCAATGTCGCGACGACGGTCGCCGTCGGCCTCGCCGCGATGGTTTCGGGGCGTGCGCGCCCCATCGGACTTCTGACGGAGTCGCCGGCCTGCCGCGGCTTGCGGATGGTTCCTCTCGCTCGAATTGTTCTCGGCGGGCATGAAATCGCCCGGCGCACCCCGCTGCAAACCGCTCAAGAATTGTCCGGCCAAAGCGGATTATTCGGCGCGGACCTGCTGAAGGCCGTCGCCCCGGCGCTGCGCCAATATGGCCGCCGAATTCGTCCGGGCTACGACCCTAACCGATCGAAGCAACCATCGGCCGCAAGCGTGATCGCGCGACTTCGGCGAGACATCGAATCGTTTCAACGCGCGCAGCGTTTGGCGCGCGTCGTGGTGATTCACGTTGCGTCGGCCGAGGCGGCGTTCGATGCGCGCAAGCTGCCGCGCGAGTGGACCGCCTTTCAGGGGATGCTCACCCGACGATCGTCAGCCGTTCTGCCGTCCAGCGTGCTGTATGCGATCGCGGCGATCGAAGCCGGCGCGGCGTACGTCAATTTCACGCCGGCGGTCGGCGCGGACCTGCCGGCGATTCGCGCGTTCGCCGCGCAGCGCGGCGCGGCCATCATGGGGTCGGACGCCAAGACGGGCGAAAGCCTGCTGCGCTCCGTGCTTGCGCCGATGTTTTCAGACCGATGTCTCGATGTACGGAGCTGGACCGGAGCGAACCTGCTGGGCAACCGTGACGGCGCGAACCTGTCCGACGAGCGAATCAAGGCCGCCAAGCTCCGCTCGAAGGACGCGATCCTCGCATCGCTGCTGACGCCCCGCCCTGACACGCATACGGCGATTGAGTTTGTCGCATCGCTGCACGATTGGAAGACCGCGTGGAACCACGTCCACTTCGCCGGTTTTCTCGGCACGCCCATGACGCTGCAATTCACCTGGCAAGGGTGTGATTCGATTCTGGCCGCACCGCTGGTGATTGACCTGGCGCGGCTCACCGATCTGCATCGTCGCCGCGAAAAATCAGGTGTCATGACGCACCTCGCCTGTTTCTTCAAAGCGCCGATGGACGTGCGCGACCATCACTTCCATCGGCAGATGGCCGCCCTGCACGCCTACCTCGACGAGGCCCGCGCGGAGGCACGCCAATGACGCCGCGCCTCGCATACAGCGCGAATGCTTACCTGCGCTGCGACGTGCTGGAAGCGATCCGGCGCATCGCGGAGATCGGCTACCGCGGAATCGAATTGATGGCCGACGCGCCGCACCTGTGGCCGGCCGAGACAACGCCGCAAACCATCGACGCCGTGTGCGCGGCACTGGAGCGGCGCGGCCTGGCGATTTCCAACGTCAACGCGTTCATGATGAACCGCATCGGCGATCCGCGGCAGCCCTATTGGCATCCGAGCTGGCTCGAACCGAATCGCCAGTACCGCCAGGTGCGAATCGATCACACACTCGCGGCGCTGGCGCTGGCGCGCGACCTGGGCGCGCCGCACATCACCACCGAGCCGGGCGGCCCCAGGCCCGATGGAATGACCTGGCGCAGTGCGTTTCAGCTTTTTGTCGAGATGCTCAAGCCTGTCGTGGAGCGCGCCGAGCAGCTCGGCGTCCGGCTGCTGATCGAGCCGGAGCCGGGGCTGCTGATTGAGCGATGCGAGCAATACCTCGAACTGGCCGACCGGTTCAACTCCCCGGCACTGGGGTTGAATTTCGACGTCGGCCATGCATTCTGCGTGAACGAAGACCCGGCCGTTTGGATCCCGCGCATGCGCGAGCACACGGTTCACTATCACCTTGAAGACATCGCTGCGACGCGCGTGCATGAGCATCTTGTTCCCGGTCGCGGCGCGATCGATTTTCGCGCCGTGCTGGCCTCGATCGGACAGCAGTATTTCGACCGCGGCGGCTGGGCGACCGTTGAGTTGTATCCCTACGTCGATGATCCCGACGGCGCGGGCCGGTCCGCGCTCGCATTCCTCCGCGATGCGGCGGCCGACGCATGAGCAAGCTCCGCGCCTACGCCGAATTGGTGCGGCTGCCGAACCTGTTCACGGCGGCGGCCGACGTGCTGGCGGGCTACTGGCTCTACACGCGTGAGCTTTCAATGACGCCGGTGCTCGGGGCGCTGGTGTTTTCATCCATTTGTCTTTATGCGAGCGCCGTGGCCCTGAACGCGATCGTGGACGTGGAGACGGATCGCGGCGAACGCCCCGGTCGCCCGATCCCTTCGGGCCGATTGACGCTGCATGCCGCGCGACGATGCTTCGCATGGCTGGCGCTGCTGGGCCTCGCGGCGGCTGGGGTGGCGTCGATTCTCACGCGAACGCCGGTTTGCATCGCCTTTGCCGGTTTGATTTTCGTCGCCGGCGCCCTGTACAACCTCGGCGTGAAACACACGCCGCTCCGCGCGGCAAACATGGCGACGTGTCGCGGGCTGAATCTCGCGATGGGCATGTCCGGGCACGCCGCCATCGCCGGGTTGCCGCTGCTGGCACTCTTCACTTACGTCGCCGCAGTCACTCACTTCGGGCGCGACGAAGCGGAAACCGCGGCTCGAAGTCGCTTGCGCACCGGCGCCGCCGGCATCCTGATTGCTCTGCTGTGGCTCGGTTACTTCGCGGCTGAACGCATGATGGCGGATGCGACCGTGCTCGTGCTGTGGCTTGCCCTGATGATTCACGTCGGCCGCGTCGCGTTCCGCGCCATCAGGCGCCCCGTGGCCGCCAACGTGCAATACGCGATGGGCACGTTCATCCTTGCGATCATCCCGTTTGATGCGATCATGGTCTGCGCCGCGCACGGCTGGCGCGGCGGCGTGCCGTTCGCCGCGCTGCTGCTGGGAGCAGTCATCACCGCGCGCCGGGCGCGCCCCACCTAAGCGTCGATGAGTTCATGCACGATTACGCCATGGCTCCAATCCTCTCGTACAACACCAACGGTTTCGCGCACCATCGGCTGCCCGAAGCGATCAAAGTCCTCGCTGACATTGGATACCGTCACGTCGCGATCACGCTCGACATTCATTCGCTCGATCCCGCTGATCCGAATCTCGAAGCGCATGTCGCCGCCGTCCAAGACGCACTGGCGATGCACGAGATGACCTGCACGATCGAAACGGGCGGACGCTTTGTGCTGGACCCCCATCGCAAACACTGGCCCACGTTAATCAGTGCGGCCTCGCGCGATCGACAGCGGCGGATCGATTTCCTGCGCCGAGCCGTTGACGTGGCCCGTGCGCTGGACGCCGACGCCGTCAGCTTCTGGTCCGGCGCGATCGAACCCGGCGTGACCGTCGATTCGGCCTGGTCGCACCTCCGGGAGGGTTGCCGCGATCTACTGATCCATGCACGGAACCGCGCCGTGCACCTGGCCTTCGAACCGGAACCAGGCATGTTCATCGAGACCTGCGATCAGTTCACGAAGCTGGCCGACGAAATGGTGCCGATTTCCGGCGGCATCCCGCTTGGCCTGGCGCTCGATCTCGGCCATGTTCACTGCCTCGGCGACGGCGACGCGGCATCGCGAATCCGTCAATTCGCGGATCAACTTCGCGTCATCCACATCGAGGACATGCGAACCGGCCTGCACGAGCATCTCATGTTCGGCGAAGGCGAGATGGCGTTTCCACCCATCATCGCGGCGCTACGCGAAGTGGGCTACACTGGGCCGCTCGTCGTGGAGCTTAGCCGTCACGGTCACGACGCGGTCAACGCGGCGCGACGGGCGTTTGAGTTTCTGTCGCCCATGCTCACCGGATGACCGCTACGGGGAAACCTGCCATGCCTGAACAGACGGTAATCTTTGTGTCGATGCCCGGCCTGCGCCGCCGCGATCTGCAACACATGCCGCGGTTGAGCGCGATCGCGGGCGCCGTCGCCGATCTTGTGCCGACTTTCCCCTGCGTCACCTCACCCGTGCAGGCCAACATGCTCACCGGCCGAACGCCGCAAGAGCACGGCATCATCGGCAACGGCTTCTACCATCGCGACCGGCGGACCGTCGAACTATGGGTCGGCCGCAATGGATTCATCGAGGGACCGCAGCTCTGGGAAAGGCTCACCGCCGCGGGCGTCTCCAGTGCCGCATGGATGACGCAGAACATCAAGGACGCCGCCGCCGACTACATCGTCACCCCCGAGCCGATCCACCACCCCGACGGCCGAATGGATCTCTGGTGTTATTCCAAGCCTGACGGGCTGTATCAACGATTGTTCAATGACCTCGGCCATTTCCCGTTGATGAACTACTGGGGGCCGATGGCGAACATCAAATCGACCGAGTGGATCGTGAACGCGACCTTGTGGCTCATTCAACGCGAGCGGCCACAGTTCAATTCGATCTACGTTCCGCATCTGGACTACGCCGCGCAGAAATTCGGGCCGAACAGCTCGCAGGCGATCGCCGCCTGTGCCGAAGCCGACGGACAACTGGGGCGATTGTTTGACGGTCTGGCGGCCATCGGCGCAGCGGACCCGACGATCCTCGTGGCCGGCGAGTATGCGCTCACCGACGTGTCGCGCGTGATCTACCCGAATCGCGTGCTGCGCGACGCGGGCTTCGCGCGGATCGACGAGCGCGACGGCGCGGAACATCTCAACGTCGCCGAGAGCGTGGCCTTCGCCGTGGTCGATCATCAGTTCGCCCACCTTTACGTCGGCAAGCCGGAGGAGATCGACGCCGTTGCGGGATTGTTCGAGGGCATTGACGGCATCGCGAACGTGCTGATCGGTCGCGAGCGCGCCGCGTTTCACGTCGATCACCCTCGCAGCGGCGAGATCGTGTTGATCTGCGAGCCGGATACGTGGCTTGCGTATTACTGGTGGCACGATGATGCAAAGGCCCCGCCCTTCGCGCGGACGGTCGACATCCATGCCAAGCCGGGCTACGACCCCGTCGAGCTGTTCTTCGACCCGGCGACGAAGTCGATCCCGCTCGATGCCTCGCTGGTCAAAGGCTCGCACGGCGCGCCGGCCACGCGCCCGGACCAATTCGCGGCCATCATTTCCAATCGCCCGCTGCCTTCGACGAGCGAGACGATCCGCGATGTCGATGTGTGCCAACACCTCGAATCGATCGTCTAATCTGCGAACCGCCGGCACTGACGGAAAAATGCCAGCGGGTTATCATAGACAATCTTAGATATGTCCGCCGTGCCCCAGCCCCGCTGGCGCAGCTCCTGGATGAACCGCGGCACAGCCATCGGCTCGCTCGGGCCCCAGTCTCCGGCGGAATTCACCATCAGCCGCTCGCATCCGTACACTTCAATCATGTCCGCGGCGCGCGCGGGGGTGCACTTGGTCACCGGGTACAGCGTCATCCCCGCCCAGCAGCCGGCTTCCAGCGCATGGCGAATCGTGTGCTCCTCGACGTGATCAATGCACACGCGCTCGGGGCGAATCCGCGAATCGCCGCGGATCATGTCGAGAATCATCCGCGTGCCCTGATACTTGTCCTCCAGGTGCGGCGTGTGCACCAGCACCAGCTCATCATGCCGAGCCGCCAGGTCGAGCTGTTCGAGGAAGATTCGACACTCATTCGGCGTGTTCCTGTTCAGCCCGATTTCACCAATCCCCAGAACGCCCGGCCGATCCAGAAACGCGGGAATCTGCGCGATCACCTCGCGCGACAGCGTGACGTTCTCCGCTTCTTTCGCATTCATGCACAGCCAGCAGAAATGACGGATTCCATACTGCGCCGCCCGCTTCGGCTCCACCTCCGTCAGATGTCGAAAATAATCATGAAACGCCGCCGCGCTGCCGCGATCATACCCCGCCCAGAACGCCGGTTCGCTCACCGCCACGCAACCCGCCTGCGCCAGCCGCTCGTAATCGTCCGTCACGCGCGAGATCATGTGAATGTGTGGATCGATGTATTGCATCACCTAGCCCTGCACCTGCCACCCGGCCTCATACGGCCGCGAGAAGATCATCTGAACGCGCTCCGCGCGATCCGACCCATCGACCAGCAGTGCGGCGATCGCCTCGCGCGTTTTGACCAGCCGCGGATCCTTCCACACGCCTGCCGCGCCCTCACCACGCTCGATGCGATCCAGAATCGCCGCCAAATCCAGCAGCCGGCTTCGCGCCTCGTTGAAATGCCGCGTCAGCACCGCTTCGGCCGAACGATTCGCCGACATGTCTGCCTCCATCGATTTGATTCGCCTGCCATGATCCACCCTGTATAATCGAACCCGTTGTTTCTGGTTGCGTTACTCGTTTGCGCCCCTGGGAGGCCCCTCGTGCAGATTCTCAACTCCGTTCTCGAATGCGTCGGCCACACACCCATGGTGCGCCTGCGACGCGTCACCGCAGGCATCAAGTGTACCATCGCCGCGAAAGTCGAGTACTTCAACCCCGGCGGGTCCGTGAAGGATCGCCCCGCCCTGCTCATGCTCGAAGAAGCCGAGAAGGCCGGCAAGCTCAAGCCCGGCGGCACCATCATCGAACCAACCAGCGGCAACACCGGCGCGGCGCTGGCGATGGCCGCCGCCATCAAGGGGTATCGCTGCATCCTCGTCATGCCCGACAAGATGGCCCCGGAAAAGTTCGCCCTGCTGCGCGCCTACGGCGCCGAGACCGTCACCGTCCCGACCGTCGGCGCGAACAGCCCCGAGAGCTACTACAACGTCGCCAATCGCCTCACGCAGGAGATCCCCGGCGCGTTTCAGCCCAACCAGTTCGAGAACCCCAACAATCCCCAGGCTCATTACAACACCACCGGACCGGAAATCTGGGAGCAGACCGACGGCAAGATCGACTACTTCGTCGCCGGCGTCGGCACCGGCGGAACCATCTCCGGCACGGCGCGCTACCTCAAGGAAAAGAAGCCTTCGATCAAGATCATCGGCGCCGACCCGGAAGGCTCGATTTATACTCAAGGAAACATGCCAAAGGGCTACCTCGTCGAAGGCATCGGCGAGGATTTCGTCCCCAACACCGTCAACCTCAAGCTCGTCGATCAGGTCATCGCCGTCAGCGACAAAGACTCCTTCACCATGGCCCGCCGACTGGCCCGCGAGGAGGGTCTGCTCGTCGGCGGATCGTGCGGAACGGCCGTCTGCGCCGCGCTGAAGGTCGCCGCCGATCTCCCGGCCGACAAGCTTGTCGTCGTGCTGCTGCCCGACTCCGGCCGCGGCTATTTGAGCAAGATCTACAACGACGAATGGATGCAGAGCAAGGGATTCATCCCCCTGCCCGGCCACGGAATGACCGTCGGCGACGTGCTGGCATCCAAGGGTGACATCCCACCGCTTATCACCGTCAATCGAAAAGACCCGGTCGCCAAGGCCGTCGAGTTGATGCGCAAAAACGGCATCTCGCAGTTGCCGGTCGTCGGAGACGATGGTGACGTACTCGGTTCGATTCAGGAGATCACGCCCCTGCAACTGGTCTTCGATCACATCAACATCGCGACGAAGGCCGTCGGCGAAGTCATGGGCTCGGCCTTCCCCAAACTGGAGAAGAACGTCGAGATCGAAAAGGGCATCAAGGCGCTTTCGCTCGGCGCGTCGGCCATCATTGTCACCGACGATCACAAGCCGCTGGGCCTGCTGACCAAGACCGATTTCATCACGTACCTTTCCGGCGGACCGGAAGGCGTCGAAGCGGTCAAGGCAGCGAAATAGACTCGGGCCCGAGACGAGCTCCCGGGCGACGATCGAGGAACTGCCGGCTTTTTCACCGAAGCCCTGCCCGCTACAATCAGCCGGTCAACGCACGAAAGGACACCCATGAACTTCGCCACGCGCGCCATTCACGTCGGTCAGGAAGCCGAACCCGTCACCGGGGCCACCATCGTGCCCATCTTTCAGACTTCCACCTACACCCAGGACGGCATCGGCAAACACAAGGGTTACGAATACGCCCGCACCGGCAACCCGACGCGCACCGCACTCGAGTCCTGCCTTGCCTCCCTGGAAAACGCCAGGCACGGCCTCTGCTTCGCTTCCGGTCTCGCCGCCACCAACACCGTGATGAATCTCCTTTCGGCCGGCGATCACGTCATCTGCGCCGACGATGTCTATGGCGGAACGTATCGCCTGTTCGAACTCGTGTGGAAGCGCTACGGGCTCACGTTCTCCTGGGTCGACATGACCAATCCGGACAACGTCGCCAAGGCCGTGAAGCCCAACACGAAGATGATCTGGATGGAGACGCCGACCAACCCATTATTGAATATTGTCGATATTTCGGCGGTGGCCAAGATCGGCAAGCAGCACAAGCTCATCACCGTCGTGGACAACACCTTCGCCAGTCCGTATCTGCAACAACCGCTGGACATGGGGGCCGACGTGGTGGTTCACAGCACGACGAAGTACCTCGGCGGGCATTCCGACGTGGTCGGCGGCGCGACGCTGACGAGCAACGACGACCTCTACACACGTCTCAAATACCATCAGAACGCCGTCGGGGCCGTTCCGGGACCGCACGATTGCTGGCTCGTGCTGCGCGGCATCAAGACGCTGGCCGTGCGCATGGAGGCACATTGCGCCAACGCCGCGAAGATCGCCGCGTGGCTGGCGGCCAATCCCGCCGTCTCGCGAGTCATCTACCCCGGCCTGACGAATCACAAGCAGCACGCCCTGGCCAAGCGCCAGATGCGGGCCTTCGGCGGCATGGTCTCGTTCGAGCTAAAGGGCGGCGAGGCGGCCGCGCGGGCCGTCGCGGGCAAGACCAAGCTCTTCTCGCTGGCCGAGTCCCTCGGCGGCGTCGAGAGCCTCATCGGCCACCCGGCAACAATGACCCACGCCAGCATGCCCGTCGCCGAACGCGAAGCCCGCGGCCTGACCGGCGGATTGCTGCGGCTGTCGGTGGGAATTGAGGATGCGGATGATTTGATCGAGGATCTCAATCAAGCGTTCGCGGCCATTCGCGGCGCGTCGCCCGTGGCAGTCCACGCGTGATCTGCATCCGCGCGGCGGCTGCTCGTTCAGCGCGCGGAGGGTCCGCCGCAACGCAAGTCGCGGCCGGATCGGTCTTCGCCCGTTCGGCTGCTTCGAGCGGCGACGGCATCCCCTTTGCGTTGTTCCTCATTTTGCCATTTTTCAATTCGCGACGACGCCGAGTTGCTTCCACAGCTCATCTTCCGCCTTGCGGTAGCGCTGCTGCGTCTGCCGGAGATCGGCCTGGATGCGCAGCAATTCGGGATGATCCGACGGGATGTTGCCGTTGTTTAATTCCGCCAGCGCCTTGAGCTGCGCCGTCGCGTCGTCGACGCGCGTGGCCGCCTCGGCGAAGCTTCGGGCAGCGTCAAAGATCGCCTGCTGGCGAATTTCTGACTCTTTGGGCGCGTTGAAGATCCGCCACGGATGGCGCAGGACGTACTTGAACCCGCTCTTGAGGTGGTCCGAGGCTTCCTTGAGATTGATCAACATGCGGCTCAAATTGTCGCGATTGAGCACCACGACCTGACGCGTCGCGCCGGTCACTGCGTTGATGTCCTCCAGCGACGTATTCAGGCTCGTTCCGGCTTTCTTGAATTGCGCCATCAGCCCGTCGAGGTTCGCAGGGTCCATCTCGTCGGCGATATTCGCCGCCGTGCGCTCGACGTTCTTCATTGTATTGTTGATCGGTCCTTCATTGGTCTTGAGCACGCGGGCCATCGTGTCAAGGCCGTCGTTGATCGCGCCGATGGCAAGGTGAATCTTGCCCAGCAGCACGTCGGGCTTCTGCGACGCAAACTCGTTGCGCAGCGAACCCGTCGTGTCGTTGATGTTGTCCGCCACGCTGTGCAGCTTCGCCAGCAGCGTCGCCTTCTGTTCCGGTGTCAGCTCGCGCGCCAGCGACGCCGTCATGGCATTGACGTCACCCATCGATTTGAGCAGCTTGCCCATCAGCGTCGCCTCGTCCTCGCCGTTGAGCTGCGCCTTGACCAGGCCCAGCAGGCCCGACGGGTTCGACCCGTCGAACTCGCTCTGCAACCCCGAGAGAATCGCCGCGAACCCGCCCGGATCGGCCCCGCGGATCACTTCATTTTCCGGCAACGGATCAGACGCCTTGCCGAGGTCAATCTTGATGATTCCATCGCCCCCCAGCGGCGGACCCTCGGCGAAGACTTTGCAATCCTTGCGCGGCTCGATGAACGCGAGGATGTCCGCCTCCACCACCACGTCAAATGTCTTACGCGACGTGCTTCCCTCCACCACGACCGGCCCCGGCCCCTCGGCCAGCTTCGCGCTGCGCACCTTGCCCACGCGCTGCCCGCCGATGAACACGTCCGAACCGGGTACAAGCGTCGGCATCGCCGGAGACGACTCAAACCGCACCGTGATCCGCCGCATGTCGCCCGAGACCCCCTTGCTGATCCACAGGAGAATCGCAAACGCGGCAATCGCGACGGCGATCGTCACGATTCCAACTTTGTATGCGTTACGCTGTGCAGGCATGGTGGCGGTTTACTCCTCGTTTGCGACCAGCAGCTTCTCGTACTCCGTCATCCCGTCAGCGTCAGTCAGCGGGCCTTCGGTGTGACCGTTCAGGAACTGGCAAATCAAGCGATCGTCGGATGTCTTGAGGTCCGCAGGCGGGGTCTGGCGAAGCCGGTCAAACTCCTCCCTCGTCCCGATCCGCAGGACGCGGCCCTTGTCAAGCATGACCATGCGATCGGCGATGCGAAAGGCCGAGTCCATCTCGTGCGTGACGACGACGCTGGTGACTTGCAGCTTGCCCGACAGGTCCATGATCAACTCGTCTATCGCCGCGCTGGTGACCGGGTCCAATCCCGCTGACGGCTCGTCGTAAAAGAGAATCTCGGGGTCGAGCACGGTCGCCCGCGCTAGGCCCGCTCGTTTCTTCTGACCGCCCGATAGCATCGACGGCATCTTATCGCGGTGCGGCAGCATGTGAACCTGTTGCAGCTTGAGGGTCACGACGATGTCGATGACCGACTCCTCCACGTCGCTGTGCTCGCGCAGGGGCAGGGCGACGTTTTCCGCCAGGGTCATCGAATTGAAGAGCGCCCCGCTCTGAAACAGAATGCCGAACTTGCGGCGAATCCGGTTCAGCTCCCGCTCACCCATGCCGACAATATCCACCGGCTGCGGCATGTCCTTGGTCTTGTACGTGACGCTGCCTGCGTCGATGGGATACTCGCCAATGAGGCAGTTCAGCAGCGTGCTCTTCCCGCAGCCGCTGCCGCCCATGATGATGATCGTCTCGCCGCGATAGACGTCGAACGACACGTCGTCCAGAACGACCTGCCGACGGCCATTATTGTCAAACCACTTCCGCAGATTGCGGATGGAGATGACGACGTCCTGGTCAGCAGGCACGAATCTGCGATCCTCCGCCGGTGTTCGAGCGAGCAATCCCGCGCGATCATTCTAACTTGATCTATCATGGCCGCAAAAGGCCGTAGCCTTGCCACCCGGAACGACGCGAATCTGCAATCATCGCCTATCGAATCGGGGCGAATTGTCGGATCAGCAGTTCGGCCGTGGCGATGCCGTCCGCGGCGGCCGACATGATGCCGCCGGCGTAGCCCGCGCCCTCGCCGATGGGATACAGGCCGGGCACGGTCACGCTTTGGCGCGTCGCCTCGTCGCGAAGCACACGGAATGGCGCGCTGGCCCGCGATTCCGGTCCGGTGACCAATGCCTCCGGCCCCGCGAACCCCGGCATACGCCGATCAAGATCAGCCAGCGCTCGCGCGATCGCCGGAGCCGCGAAATCCGGCAACACGCGCCGCACGTCGCACCACCGCCCGCCCAGCGGATAGCTTGTCTCCAGCGCACCGTTCGACGCCCGCTCCGCGAGGTAGTCCGCCGCGCGCTGCGCCGGCACTTCGTAACTTCCGCCGGTCAACTCAAACGCCGTTGCCTCGTAGCGATGGACAAACTCGATTCCCAACAGCGGATCATTCCCAAACGCTTCGACCGGCACCGTCAGCACCAGCCCGCTGTTGGCGAAGCGCCCCGCTCGCGACGCGTTCGACGCGCCGTTCGTCGCGATGATTCCGGCGGTCTCATTCGTCGGAAGGATCGTCCCGCCCGGACACATGCAGAAGCTGTACACGTCGCCGGCTGCGTGCGACGTCCCCGCCGCGTTGCCCGCGCCCTTCGCCACGACGTGGTATTCCGCCGGCGGCAAGCGACGATGCCCGCATGCCGCACCGTACTGCCAGCGATCCACCAGCGCCTGCGGGTGCTCCACGCGCACGCCAAACTGAAACGGTTTGGCAATCACTTTCACCCCGCGCCGCACCAGCATCCGCAGCGTGTCGTGCGCCGAGTGGCCCACGCCCAGCAGCACCGCCGAGGCGGGAAGCGTCTGCCCGTTGACGATCACACCGATCGCGCCGCAGTCATCGATCACGAGATCATCAATCCGGCTGCCGAAGCGAATCTCGCCGCCGAGCGCCTCGATGGTGCGACGAATCCGCCAGCAAATCGTGGGTATCCAGTCGCTGCCCAGGTGCGGTCGCGCGTCGACCAGGATGTCTCGTTTTCCGCCGTGCTGCACGA from the Planctomycetia bacterium genome contains:
- a CDS encoding ATP-binding cassette domain-containing protein, which codes for MSIRNLRKWFDNNGRRQVVLDDVSFDVYRGETIIIMGGSGCGKSTLLNCLIGEYPIDAGSVTYKTKDMPQPVDIVGMGERELNRIRRKFGILFQSGALFNSMTLAENVALPLREHSDVEESVIDIVVTLKLQQVHMLPHRDKMPSMLSGGQKKRAGLARATVLDPEILFYDEPSAGLDPVTSAAIDELIMDLSGKLQVTSVVVTHEMDSAFRIADRMVMLDKGRVLRIGTREEFDRLRQTPPADLKTSDDRLICQFLNGHTEGPLTDADGMTEYEKLLVANEE